The Enterobacter kobei genome has a segment encoding these proteins:
- the ptsH gene encoding phosphocarrier protein Hpr, with protein MFQQEVTITAPNGLHTRPAAQFVKEAKGFTSEITVTSNGKSASAKSLFKLQTLGLTQGTVVTISAEGEDEQKAVEHLVKLMAELE; from the coding sequence ATGTTCCAGCAAGAAGTTACCATTACCGCTCCGAACGGTCTGCACACCCGCCCTGCTGCTCAGTTTGTTAAAGAAGCGAAAGGCTTCACTTCTGAAATCACTGTGACTTCCAACGGCAAAAGCGCCAGCGCAAAAAGCCTGTTCAAACTGCAGACTCTGGGCCTGACTCAGGGCACTGTAGTCACCATTTCTGCGGAAGGTGAAGACGAGCAGAAAGCAGTTGAGCATCTGGTAAAACTGATGGCTGAGCTCGAGTAA
- the cysK gene encoding cysteine synthase A has protein sequence MSKIYEDNSLTIGHTPLVRLNRIGNGRILAKVESRNPSFSVKCRIGANMIWDAEKRGVLKPGVELVEPTSGNTGIALAYVAAARGYKLTLTMPETMSIERRKLLKALGANLVLTEGAKGMKGAIQKAEEIVASDPAKYLLLQQFSNPANPEIHEKTTGPEIWEDTDGQVDVFISGVGTGGTLTGVSRYIKGTKGKKDLITVAVEPTDSPVITQALAGEELKPGPHKIQGIGAGFIPGNLDLKLIDKVVTITNEEAISTARRLMDEEGILAGISSGAAVAAALKLQEDEAFTNKNIVVILPSSGERYLSTALFADLFTEKELQQ, from the coding sequence ATGAGTAAGATTTATGAAGACAACTCGCTGACTATCGGTCATACGCCCCTGGTTCGACTGAACCGTATCGGTAATGGACGCATTCTGGCGAAGGTCGAATCTCGTAACCCGAGCTTCAGCGTAAAATGCCGTATCGGTGCAAACATGATTTGGGATGCTGAAAAACGTGGCGTGCTGAAGCCTGGCGTTGAACTGGTTGAACCGACCAGCGGTAACACCGGTATCGCTCTGGCCTATGTCGCTGCCGCGCGTGGCTACAAACTGACGCTGACCATGCCGGAAACCATGAGTATCGAACGCCGCAAACTGCTCAAAGCACTCGGCGCGAACCTCGTACTGACCGAAGGTGCGAAGGGCATGAAAGGTGCCATTCAGAAAGCGGAAGAGATTGTCGCCAGCGATCCGGCAAAATATCTGCTGCTGCAGCAGTTCAGCAACCCGGCTAACCCGGAAATTCACGAGAAGACCACTGGACCGGAAATCTGGGAAGATACTGACGGTCAGGTTGACGTGTTTATCTCCGGCGTTGGTACCGGCGGCACCCTGACCGGCGTGTCACGCTATATAAAAGGCACAAAAGGTAAAAAAGATCTGATCACCGTTGCGGTTGAACCCACCGACTCACCGGTTATCACCCAGGCACTGGCGGGCGAAGAGCTCAAGCCGGGTCCGCATAAAATACAGGGTATTGGCGCGGGCTTCATTCCGGGCAACCTGGATCTGAAGCTGATCGATAAAGTGGTCACCATCACTAACGAAGAAGCCATCTCTACCGCGCGTCGTCTGATGGATGAAGAAGGCATTCTCGCCGGTATCTCTTCCGGTGCAGCTGTTGCAGCAGCGCTCAAACTTCAGGAAGATGAAGCCTTTACCAATAAGAATATTGTGGTTATCCTTCCTTCCTCGGGTGAGCGTTACTTGAGCACCGCACTGTTTGCCGATCTGTTCACTGAAAAAGAGCTGCAACAGTAA
- the ptsI gene encoding phosphoenolpyruvate-protein phosphotransferase PtsI has protein sequence MISGILASPGIAFGKALLLKEDEIVIDRKKISADKVDQEVERFLSGRAKASAQLEAIKTKAGETFGEEKEAIFEGHIMLLEDEELEQEIIALIKDKGMTADAAAHEVIEGQATALEELDDEYLKERAADVRDIGKRLLRNILGLAIIDLSAIQDEVILVAADLTPSETAQLNLKKVLGFITDAGGRTSHTSIMARSLELPAIVGTGSVTSQVKNGDYLILDAVNNLVYVNPTNEEIEKLRAVQEQVATEKAELAKLKDLPAITLDGHQVEVCANIGTVRDVEGAERNGAEGVGLYRTEFLFMDRDALPTEEEQFAAYKAVAEACGSQAVIVRTMDIGGDKELPYMNFPKEENPFLGWRAVRIAMDRKEILRDQVRAILRASAFGKLRIMFPMIISVEEVRALKKEIEIYKQELRDEGKAFDESIEIGVMVETPAAATIARHLAKEVDFFSIGTNDLTQYTLAVDRGNDMISHLYQPMSPSVLNLIKQVIDASHAEGKWTGMCGELAGDERATLLLLGMGLDEFSMSAISIPRIKKIIRNTNFEDAKVLAEQALAQPTTDELMTLVNKFIEEKTIC, from the coding sequence ATGATTTCAGGCATTTTAGCATCCCCGGGTATCGCTTTCGGCAAAGCACTGCTGCTGAAAGAAGACGAGATCGTCATCGACCGGAAAAAAATTTCTGCCGACAAGGTTGATCAGGAAGTTGAACGTTTTCTGAGCGGTCGTGCCAAGGCATCTGCGCAACTGGAAGCAATCAAAACTAAAGCTGGCGAAACTTTCGGTGAAGAAAAAGAAGCCATCTTCGAAGGGCATATCATGCTGCTCGAAGATGAGGAGCTGGAGCAGGAAATCATAGCCCTGATTAAAGATAAAGGCATGACGGCCGACGCGGCTGCGCATGAAGTTATCGAAGGTCAGGCAACTGCCCTGGAAGAACTGGATGATGAATACCTGAAAGAACGTGCGGCTGACGTACGTGACATCGGTAAGCGCCTGCTGCGCAACATCCTGGGTCTGGCCATCATCGACCTGAGCGCGATTCAGGATGAAGTGATCCTGGTTGCCGCTGACCTCACCCCGTCCGAAACCGCACAGCTGAACCTGAAAAAGGTCCTCGGTTTCATTACCGACGCGGGTGGCCGTACCTCCCACACCTCTATTATGGCCCGTTCTCTGGAACTGCCTGCCATCGTGGGTACCGGTAGCGTCACCTCTCAGGTGAAAAACGGCGACTATCTGATTCTGGATGCCGTAAACAATCTGGTTTACGTCAACCCAACAAACGAAGAGATCGAAAAACTGCGCGCGGTTCAGGAGCAAGTTGCGACTGAAAAAGCGGAACTCGCTAAGCTGAAAGACCTGCCAGCCATCACCCTGGACGGCCATCAGGTTGAAGTGTGCGCAAACATCGGTACCGTACGTGACGTTGAAGGCGCTGAGCGCAACGGTGCGGAAGGTGTGGGTCTCTATCGTACAGAATTCCTGTTCATGGACCGTGACGCGCTGCCTACTGAAGAAGAGCAGTTTGCTGCGTATAAAGCCGTAGCAGAAGCGTGTGGCTCTCAGGCGGTTATCGTCCGTACTATGGACATCGGTGGCGACAAAGAGCTGCCATACATGAACTTCCCGAAAGAAGAGAACCCGTTCCTGGGCTGGCGTGCAGTGCGTATCGCCATGGATCGCAAAGAGATCCTGCGTGACCAGGTGCGCGCAATTCTGCGTGCCTCTGCTTTCGGTAAACTGCGCATCATGTTCCCGATGATCATCTCTGTTGAAGAAGTGCGTGCACTGAAGAAAGAGATCGAAATCTACAAACAGGAACTGCGCGACGAAGGTAAAGCGTTTGACGAGTCAATCGAGATCGGCGTGATGGTGGAAACCCCAGCAGCCGCGACCATTGCGCGTCATTTAGCCAAAGAAGTTGATTTCTTTAGTATCGGCACCAATGATTTAACGCAGTACACCCTGGCAGTTGACCGTGGTAATGATATGATTTCACATCTCTACCAGCCAATGTCACCGTCCGTACTGAACTTGATCAAGCAAGTTATTGATGCTTCTCATGCAGAAGGTAAATGGACTGGCATGTGTGGTGAGCTTGCAGGCGACGAACGTGCTACACTTCTGTTGCTGGGTATGGGTCTGGACGAATTCTCTATGAGCGCCATTTCCATCCCGCGCATTAAGAAGATTATCCGTAACACGAACTTCGAAGATGCGAAGGTGTTAGCAGAGCAGGCTCTTGCTCAACCGACAACGGACGAGTTAATGACGCTGGTTAACAAGTTCATTGAAGAAAAAACAATCTGCTAA
- the cysZ gene encoding sulfate transporter CysZ has translation MVSTSSSPPRSGVWYFSQGWKLVSLPGIRRFVILPLLINILLMGGAFWWLFTKLESWIPALMSYVPDWLQWLNYLLWPVAVISVLLVFGYFFSTIANWIAAPFNGLLAEQLEARLTGATPPDTGVLGIMKDIPRIMKREWQKFAWYLPRAVVLLILYFVPGIGQTVAPVLWFLFSAWMLAIQYCDYPFDNHKVPFKAMRNALRTQKVANMQFGALTSLFTMIPFLNLFIMPVAVCGATAMWVDCYRAKHALWK, from the coding sequence ATGGTTTCAACATCGTCTTCTCCCCCACGCAGCGGCGTCTGGTATTTTTCTCAGGGCTGGAAACTGGTTTCACTGCCGGGTATCCGACGCTTCGTCATCCTTCCGCTGTTGATCAACATTCTTCTGATGGGCGGCGCGTTCTGGTGGCTTTTTACAAAGCTCGAGAGCTGGATCCCTGCGTTAATGAGCTATGTGCCCGACTGGCTACAGTGGCTGAACTATCTGCTCTGGCCGGTGGCGGTTATCTCCGTGCTGCTGGTGTTCGGCTATTTCTTCTCAACCATCGCTAACTGGATAGCCGCACCGTTTAACGGCCTGCTGGCAGAACAGCTGGAGGCGCGGCTTACCGGCGCGACGCCGCCGGACACGGGCGTGCTCGGGATCATGAAAGATATCCCCCGCATCATGAAGCGCGAGTGGCAGAAATTTGCCTGGTACCTCCCCCGCGCGGTAGTGCTGCTTATTCTCTATTTTGTGCCTGGCATTGGCCAGACCGTGGCGCCGGTGCTGTGGTTCCTGTTCAGCGCCTGGATGCTCGCCATCCAGTATTGTGATTATCCGTTCGATAACCACAAGGTACCGTTTAAAGCGATGCGCAACGCCCTGCGTACCCAGAAGGTCGCCAATATGCAGTTCGGCGCGCTGACCAGCCTGTTCACGATGATTCCCTTCCTGAACCTGTTCATCATGCCGGTTGCTGTGTGCGGCGCGACGGCAATGTGGGTGGACTGCTACCGTGCTAAGCACGCGTTATGGAAATAA